The following are encoded together in the Mesoterricola sediminis genome:
- a CDS encoding TlpA family protein disulfide reductase, with amino-acid sequence MNPRTLILRRLAPVLVALGAAPAFSQAPALGVGDPAPALKVAWIKGAPVTAFDPTMTYVVEFWATWCGPCRAAMPHLSELARKHAGKAVFIGLNVFEKTGDKPYATALPAVKAFVGEMGDQMDYRVAMDVDGTPSAQAWMLASGQNGIPATFVVNKGRIVWIGHPKDLDGVLEAVLKGTWDMAAGARKFKEEAEKSQKMVGPYIALNKAVTEAVAARDLPRALDLIEKGRDQVDPAFRQALLTLEASTLLKFDAGRALAFARAESAREPGVGRGLALEIAERKGLVPEAYAFALEILEPFLAVPGVMTPAIHHLIAACKAHMNDPKGAAASEGKALETARAALAAGQFKGQVNPSLLAEYEAALKTYEAAAASRP; translated from the coding sequence ATGAACCCACGCACCCTGATCCTGCGCCGCCTGGCCCCGGTTCTCGTGGCCCTCGGGGCCGCGCCCGCCTTCAGCCAGGCACCCGCCCTGGGCGTCGGTGACCCGGCTCCCGCTCTCAAGGTCGCCTGGATCAAGGGAGCCCCCGTCACCGCCTTCGATCCCACCATGACCTACGTGGTGGAATTCTGGGCCACCTGGTGCGGCCCCTGCCGCGCGGCGATGCCGCACCTCTCGGAACTCGCGCGCAAGCATGCCGGGAAGGCCGTTTTCATCGGCCTCAACGTCTTCGAGAAGACCGGCGACAAGCCCTATGCCACAGCCCTCCCGGCCGTGAAGGCCTTCGTGGGCGAGATGGGCGACCAGATGGATTACCGGGTGGCCATGGACGTTGACGGCACCCCCTCCGCCCAGGCCTGGATGCTGGCCTCGGGGCAGAACGGCATCCCCGCGACCTTCGTCGTGAACAAGGGGCGAATCGTGTGGATCGGCCACCCCAAGGACCTGGACGGCGTGCTTGAAGCCGTCCTCAAGGGTACCTGGGACATGGCCGCCGGCGCCCGGAAGTTCAAGGAGGAGGCCGAGAAGTCCCAGAAGATGGTGGGCCCCTACATCGCCCTGAACAAGGCAGTGACCGAAGCGGTCGCCGCCCGGGACCTGCCCCGGGCCCTGGACCTGATCGAGAAGGGCAGGGACCAGGTGGATCCCGCCTTCCGGCAGGCCCTCCTCACCCTCGAGGCCTCTACCCTCTTGAAGTTCGACGCGGGCCGGGCCCTCGCCTTCGCCCGGGCCGAGAGCGCCAGGGAGCCCGGCGTCGGGCGCGGCCTGGCCCTGGAGATCGCAGAGCGGAAGGGCCTGGTCCCCGAGGCCTACGCCTTCGCCTTGGAGATCCTGGAACCCTTCCTCGCCGTACCCGGCGTTATGACGCCCGCCATCCACCACCTGATTGCCGCCTGCAAGGCCCACATGAACGACCCCAAGGGGGCCGCAGCCAGCGAAGGCAAGGCCCTGGAGACCGCCCGGGCCGCCCTTGCCGCAGGCCAGTTCAAGGGTCAGGTCAACCCCTCCCTCCTCGCCGAGTACGAGGCCGCCCTCAAGACGTACGAAGCTGCCGCCGCGAGCCGGCCCTAG
- a CDS encoding TlpA family protein disulfide reductase, producing the protein MRTHIRETLAAAVGGTVLLAAPPTAPIKPLAIGDPAPALTVKWVKGGPIAAFSPDRMYVVEFWATWCAPCRVAMPHLSELARKHRGRIDFIGVNVWESGYLDKPYEEFLPKVKAFVAEMGDRMDYNVAMDTRTLHMTRQWMEAAGQKGIPASFLVKGGKVVWIGNPMELDEVLAQVEAGTYDMGAAARKLQAEVKRDQELSPQMKLHSQISMGVNSAVEVGNYAKALRLIDEGGPKLGPEFKGSLDAMRLRVYVRSDAGRFLDLGKALKAADPKMGLIVADTVLKVKSGDLDPRVLEAAVEEYQDVLAKGTYSPGLPDALILNWLSIIYDRMGRAADAFASQEKALGLARKGLEAGDGHFTKDLVEGYQATLEAYRKKLPK; encoded by the coding sequence ATGCGCACCCATATCCGCGAAACCCTCGCCGCCGCCGTGGGAGGCACCGTCCTCCTGGCGGCCCCCCCCACGGCGCCCATCAAGCCCCTCGCCATCGGGGATCCCGCCCCCGCCCTCACCGTGAAATGGGTGAAGGGCGGCCCCATCGCCGCATTCAGTCCCGACCGCATGTACGTCGTGGAGTTCTGGGCCACCTGGTGCGCCCCGTGCCGGGTGGCGATGCCCCACCTTTCCGAACTGGCCCGCAAGCACCGCGGGCGGATCGACTTCATCGGCGTCAACGTATGGGAATCCGGCTACCTGGACAAGCCCTACGAGGAATTCCTGCCCAAGGTGAAGGCCTTCGTGGCAGAAATGGGCGACCGGATGGACTACAACGTGGCCATGGACACCCGCACCCTCCACATGACGCGCCAGTGGATGGAGGCCGCGGGCCAGAAGGGCATCCCCGCCAGCTTCCTCGTCAAGGGCGGAAAGGTCGTGTGGATCGGCAACCCCATGGAACTGGACGAGGTGCTCGCACAGGTGGAGGCCGGGACCTACGATATGGGCGCCGCCGCCCGGAAGCTGCAGGCTGAAGTCAAGCGCGACCAGGAGCTCTCGCCCCAGATGAAGCTGCATTCGCAGATCTCCATGGGCGTCAACAGCGCAGTGGAAGTGGGCAACTACGCCAAGGCCCTGCGGTTGATCGACGAAGGTGGCCCCAAGCTGGGCCCGGAATTCAAGGGGAGCCTGGACGCCATGCGCCTGCGGGTCTATGTGAGGTCCGACGCCGGACGCTTCCTGGACCTGGGCAAGGCCCTGAAGGCAGCGGACCCGAAGATGGGCCTCATCGTCGCCGACACCGTCCTCAAGGTGAAGTCGGGGGACCTGGACCCGCGGGTCCTGGAGGCGGCGGTGGAGGAGTACCAGGACGTGCTCGCCAAGGGCACCTACAGCCCGGGCCTGCCCGACGCCCTCATCCTCAACTGGCTGAGCATCATCTATGACCGGATGGGCCGCGCCGCCGACGCCTTCGCCTCCCAGGAGAAGGCCCTCGGCCTCGCCCGCAAGGGCCTGGAGGCGGGCGACGGCCACTTCACCAAGGACCTGGTGGAGGGCTACCAGGCCACCCTCGAGGCC